DNA sequence from the Sulfurimonas sp. HSL3-1 genome:
CGATGGCGGCCGCTTCGAGCATGGACTCGAGGTTGGCGGCGCGGAAGGGTCCGGTGAACTGCATGTTCTTGACGAAGAAGGTGAGGATCTCCGCGAGCGACTCCTCCTCCAAAATCCCCGCGACGAGCTTGATGTGCTCCAGGTTGGCCATGACGTTGAAAGGGACCGTCACGGGGCGGGCGGGTTTGTGGAACTGCTTGTGGATCATGGAGAGGACATCGGGGCGGATCGCGCCGACGTGCCCCTTCTCCTTGATGCCGTAGCGGCCCGCCCGCCCGCTGATCTGGTGGATCTCCGAAGCGGTCAGCGGGCGCTGGTTCTCGCCGTCGAACTTGTCGCCCCGGGAGAAGAGGATCGTCTGGATGGGGAGGTTGAGCCCCATGGCGATGGCGTCGGTGGCGACGAGGACCTCCGTCTCTCCTTCGCGGAAACGGCGCGCCTCCTCCCGCCGCACTTCGGGGGAGAGATTGCCGTAGACGACGCTGACGCGGAAGTGCTGGGCGAGCTGCTGCTTGAGCCGCAGCACCTCCTTGCGCGAAAAGGCGATGACGGCGGTGGCGGGCTGGATATGGGTGACGGGGGTGGCATGGGTCATCAGCTCCAGCGGGTTCTTGCGTTCGCAATGCACGATCTCCAGCGGTTCGCCGAGGTAGTCGGCCAGCTTCTGCACCGCGTCGACGGCATTCTCCGAACCGGTCATGATGACGGTCTTGGCGGGGGCGCCGATGATGGCGTTCGCCCAGGCCCATCCCCGGTCCCGGTCGCCGAGCATCTGGACCTCGTCGATGACGCAGACGTCGACGTCCGTGTTGAAATCGAGCATCTCGATGGTGGAGCTGATATGCGTCGCTTCCTCGTCGATAAGCTGCTCCTCCCCGGTGATGAGCGAGGCCCCGATACCGTGTTCGCGCAGGGACTCGTACCCCTCAAGTGCCAGCAGCCGCAGGGGGGCGAGATAGTAGCCGGTGTCGGCTTTTTCCAGTGCCTGCATCGCCCGCCAGGTCTTCCCGCTGTTGGTCGGGCCGGTGTAAAAGATGAGCTTGCGGCGCAGTTCGCGGGCAAGGGGGAAGAGGTTTTTGAAGTCGCGGATGGTGCGGCCCAGTAGCTCCTGGCGCTGGCGCTTCAAGAGGGCGTCGTGGATGTGGCGTTCCCAGTGAAAAAGGGTTTTGCGCCAGAGTTTTGAATTGATGCCCAGGTGGTCGCCGAGGTCTTCGGCGAGCTCCCCTTCCAGCCACTGCAGGATCTCATCGCGGGAGGGGCTCAATAGTTTTGCCAGTTCGGCGCACTCGTCGGCGAGGGTCTGTAGCTGCGACGTAAAGGCGTCCCGTTCGTTTTGAAGCGCCGTATCGAGCCCGCCGGTCACCTCGACCGGTTCGCCCCGCCAGACGGCGGCGAGGACGGGGTCGCGAAGCAACGAGAGATGGGCTTCGTGCTCGACGGGGTGTTTGAACCCCTCCGGGGTGAAGCCGTCGCGAATGCCCAAAACGATCTCCTCATCCGTCTGCAGCATCGTGCTGAGCGGGGTCTGCCGCTCCAGGACGGTGCGCAGGAGGCTGTCGGGCAGCGGTGGGAGGGTAAGGCGGCCGTCGGGCGGCGCGCTTTTGAGGGTCTGGACGATCTGCTCGGGGCTCAGGTAGGGGTGGGAAGCGTCGAGAGAGGAGAGGAATACGGTCAGTTCGGCCTGCTTCTGCCGCGTCACGTCCGCCTTGGCCGCCGTGATCTCCGTGACCAGCTCCGCCTCGTCGCTGTCGTTGAGGTAGGTGAAGGAGAAGGCGGGGGTCTTCAGGGGGTGGATCTTGCGGAACTGCTCCCCGAAGAGGTCGTAATCGAGCAGAGCGTTGAACTCGAAGCGGTCGTCAAGGTCGAAACGCCCCTCGCACGCTTTTTCGATGCGGGCGCGTTTCTGCTCGAAGCGCAGGTGCGCGAGCTTCGCCTCCATCTTTTCGGGCGTGATCTTCTTCGTGCGCACTTCGATGAAGCTGTTGTGCAGGGCGCGGGCCTCGGAGGGGGTGACGTCCATCGTCTCCAAAATCGCATCGATCTTTTCGCTGCGTTCGACGGAGGGTTCTTTGGTGTTGGGGGAGGGGTAGACACGCCCCTCGGCGGTAAAGAAGGCCGTGATCGCCTGCCGGAGGTCGATATCGGCATCGCTCCAGAGGCGCCGGAGCGTCCGGACAAGCTCCTCGCGCTCCCAGCTCTCGGGGATGTATCCAAGCGTCTGGACGAGCTCGCCAAGGGTCGCCGTGTCGACGCGTTCGATCCCTTCGTCAAATCCGTCCCCGTCGAAATAGCGGCGGATGGAGGCGTTAAGGCGGGTCAGCTTCTTTTTCTTTTTTGCCATAAGCCATTGTAGCGGCTTGCGGGTAAAATCCGTTATAGTTTCTGCCATGATTCTATGCATGAGGAGACCCGGATGCACGAAGAGATCAAATTCGTTCTCGACCACGAAACGGTCGAAGCGCTTCAGACCTACAGCGCTCTGCTGAAAAAAGAGCCCGCCGTCATTATCAAGGAGGCCCTACAGGGGTATTTCGAAGCGGCCGAACAGCAGCTCCTGCACAAAGCCGCGCAGGAGACGGACCCGATGACGGACCTCGATTACGATGAGTTCTGGGACGGGGTGGACCTCTAGGGCCGTTCCGACGGCCCTTTTATGAAAGAAACCGGATGGTGTCAGAATAACATGCGACACTAACGTTTCTTTCAACCCGCCCCTGCTAGAGTGTCGCCATGAGTGAATTTCCCCTGGAATGGACGCAGGAAGAGTACCTGCGCGAAAAGAAGCGTCTCGAGGCCGAAGGTGTCAAGGTCCTGTTGATCGACACGATCCTCAACCCCATCGACCATGCCGAGACGGTCACATACAATCCGCCGATGCTGGAGCAGGAGCCGGAGGGCTCCGTTTTCGTCTTCTACTGCGATACGGGCAAGGCTTCCAAGGAGCGTCTGCCGGAGTTCCGCAAACGGTTCCCCGGCAAGCACTGCATCTCCCTGCGGGGCGGGCGCGGCTACTGGCGCAA
Encoded proteins:
- a CDS encoding helicase-related protein; amino-acid sequence: MAKKKKKLTRLNASIRRYFDGDGFDEGIERVDTATLGELVQTLGYIPESWEREELVRTLRRLWSDADIDLRQAITAFFTAEGRVYPSPNTKEPSVERSEKIDAILETMDVTPSEARALHNSFIEVRTKKITPEKMEAKLAHLRFEQKRARIEKACEGRFDLDDRFEFNALLDYDLFGEQFRKIHPLKTPAFSFTYLNDSDEAELVTEITAAKADVTRQKQAELTVFLSSLDASHPYLSPEQIVQTLKSAPPDGRLTLPPLPDSLLRTVLERQTPLSTMLQTDEEIVLGIRDGFTPEGFKHPVEHEAHLSLLRDPVLAAVWRGEPVEVTGGLDTALQNERDAFTSQLQTLADECAELAKLLSPSRDEILQWLEGELAEDLGDHLGINSKLWRKTLFHWERHIHDALLKRQRQELLGRTIRDFKNLFPLARELRRKLIFYTGPTNSGKTWRAMQALEKADTGYYLAPLRLLALEGYESLREHGIGASLITGEEQLIDEEATHISSTIEMLDFNTDVDVCVIDEVQMLGDRDRGWAWANAIIGAPAKTVIMTGSENAVDAVQKLADYLGEPLEIVHCERKNPLELMTHATPVTHIQPATAVIAFSRKEVLRLKQQLAQHFRVSVVYGNLSPEVRREEARRFREGETEVLVATDAIAMGLNLPIQTILFSRGDKFDGENQRPLTASEIHQISGRAGRYGIKEKGHVGAIRPDVLSMIHKQFHKPARPVTVPFNVMANLEHIKLVAGILEEESLAEILTFFVKNMQFTGPFRAANLESMLEAAAIVDRYELDLTAKFHLAAAPLTLKSPYIVAAYERYVRSLAQAKPIAYIPPAHLGEYALTTDELLEAEDRVKEISLYLWLAYRFADAFVDTDKAREWRSTLNRFIETSLKKSEFVPRCRQCTKPLPLNSEYAICQSCFRRLNREKRTASRTKERKFRT